The DNA window CAGCGTGGAAGGTGGACGAAGAGTTGGCGGTTTGGTCGGTCTGGTTTCAAGTGAGTCGCTGATCTATAACAGCTATGCAACAGCCACTGCCGTTGGAGATGAAGACGATATTGGTGGCTTGATTGGTTATATTACTGAATCAGATGAGTCTGGATCATTTTGGGATGTAGAGGTTTCCGGTAACGATGAGAGTAGTGCCGGTACCGGATTATCGACCGAGGAAATGAAAGATGGCCAGACCTTTGTTGATGCTGATTGGGATTTCATGCTCAGACCTTTTGAAGAGGCTATTTGGGGTATCAATCCGGATGATAATGATGGGTATCCATTTCTCGCATGGCAAGGGTACACACCTGAGTCACTTGTACCGGCTTTTGCTGCTGGTGATGGTACCGAAGATGACCCTTATCAGATTGAGAGCTGGGAACATCTGAATAATGTTCGCGATTACCTTGATCAACATTTTGTTCTTACCACCGACTTGGATCAGGATAGCGAATTTTATGATGAATTTAATTCTGGCCAAGGCTGGTTACCCATAGGCGATTTTAGTGATAATCCGTTCACCGGAGTTTTTGATGGTGACGGTTACACCATAAGTGATCTCAGTATCCAGGATGAAGACAATACTTATGGTGGTTTGTTTGCCTACATCGTTGAAGGTGTAGTCAAAGATCTTGGTCTACTCAATGCGGATATCCTTGGCTCTCATCATCAGGGTATTCTGACTGGTCGTGCAGATAACTCGGAAATATTGCGTGTTTATAGCACGGGAAGCGTTGAATCCACCGGAACCGTCAATATCGGTGGATTGGCAGGTTCGCTTAGAGAAGATGGCGTGATAGACCAGAGCTGGTCTGATGTGGACGTCTCAGTTACGGTACATGAAGGTGATCGTAGAAACGCTGGAGCTTTGGTTGGTTACGTAACCGACGGCGCAGAGGTGACCAACAGTTATGCTTATGGTAGTGTAGAAGGTGGACGACGAGTAGGCGGTTTGGTCGGTCTCGTTTCAAGTGAGTCGCTGATCTATAACAGCTTTGCAACTGCCAGTGCCAGTGGAGATGAAGACGATATTGGAGGCCTGATTGGTTATATCACTGAATCAACAGAGACCGGATCATTTTGGGATGTAGAAGTCTCCGGCAACGATGAGAGCAGTGCTGGTACCGGATTATCGACCGAGGAAATGCAAATGATGAGCACCTTCCTTGATGCTGGTTGGGATTTCATTGGAGAAGGTGAGCAAGAAATCTGGGGCATCAATCCGGATGTAAACCAGGGTTATCCGTTCCTGGCTTGGCAGGGTTATGAGCATGCACCGGATGATGTGGTGGATGTAATCGAAATTGCAAGCTGGTCAGATCTTCATGATGTCCGCAATGACCTGGAAGCTCATTACGTTCTGACAACTGACCTGGATAGGAACTCCGAAGGATATGAGGATTACAACCTTGTCATTGTAGATGATGGCTGGGAATCAATCGCAGAATTTACCGGTACGTTTGATGGTAATGGCTATACCATAAGCGATTTGTCCAGTGAGATTGGAGGACTGTTTGAGGAAATCAAAGATGGAGCCACCATCAAAAATCTCGGGCTTATTAACGCCAATATATATAGTCCGACACACAACGCCGGAATTTTGGTAGATTGGGCTCACGGGGGTGCGCTGATTGAAAACAGCTTCTCCACCGGATCACTAATCGCCAGTGATCGAAATTCTCACGGAGGTCTGGTAGGACGTACCGATGATGAAGCTACCACCATACGTGAAAGTTGGTCTTCAGCCGATGTTACGGCTACTTACGAAAGAGAAGATAACAATTCGCGATGGACTGGTGCACTGGTTGGTTATGTTCGTGAAGGCTTAGTTGAAAATTCCTATGCAACTGGCAATGTAGAAAGCCAAGGCGACAGAGTTGGAGGTTTAGTTGGTCAACTTGGCCTGAGCACTACCCAGGGCATATTGAAGAACTCCTACAGTACCGGAGAAGTCAGCGGTCTTGATGATGTTGGCGGTCTGATTGGCGGCTTTGGTGGCGAAGATGGTGGATCGGAAATCACTGCCAGTTTCTGGGATACCGAGTCGTCAGGTATGGACGAGAGCAACGGCGGTGAGGGACTTACTACCGGTGAAATGAAGACAGAATCCATCTTTACCGATGCGGACTGGGATTTCGATAACGTTTGGGAGATGGATTCGGAGATCAACTACGGCTATCCGCATCTGCGCAATTCCGTTCATACAGACGTACCAGTTCCTTCCGAGATAACCTTTGCCAATATCGTTTGGCCGGATGAGGGCGAAATAGAAGAGGGTGAAGAATTCGATGTATTTGGCCGTGTACAAATAGGCAGACCCTTTGATGACCATGATTCTGACGATATTCAGGCATGGGTTGGTTACAACGAAGAAGATGTCGGACCTGATGCAGAAGGATGGACTTGGGTCGAGGCCGACTTAAATCCTGAATATGATGGATTTGGACATGAATATATGGCTGAAATAGGATCCGGTCTGGAAGATGGATCTTATTACTACATGAGCCGTTTCCAATATGAAGATCAGGATTATGAATACGGCGGATATGATCGTGGTTTCTGGGATGGAGAAACAAACATTTCCGGACGATTAACTGTAATTGGACCGACTGATGCCGAACAAATCAGTGATGTTCCGGATGAGTTTGGGTTGGACCAGAATTATCCAAATCCGTTTAATCCTGTGACAACAATCAACTATCAGGTACCCGAGTCTGAACATGTTACCATACAGGTATATAACGTGATTGGTGAACGTGTTGCAACACTGGTTAATGAAGTTCAAGATGCAGGACACCACAGTGTAGAGTTCGACGGTAGTCGGTTTGCAAGTGGTGTTTATATTTACAGAATGCAGGCAGGGGACTTTGTAGATGTACGCAAACTTACACTCACCAAATAAAACTTGAAAATAATCCTAATTTAGTTGGCAAAATGCGTGACTGTGATGTATGCAGTCACGCATTTTTTTCTAGATATATCGTAACGAATGTATACGTCACAACCTAAGTGACTTTTCATTTTAAACCGTATTACCTTTATATCGATTTGCACATTTCTTTACTGCTTTCATATACAGTTGATACTAATATCTTTAAAACAATGTTTAAAAAAGTCTTACTGTTATTTTTCTTCAGCTTTTTTTTGTCTCAAGTAGCTGATGCAACAGAAAAAAAGGTACTGGTAATTGGCCTTGATGGAATTCTTCCGGATGCAGTAAATAAAGAATACACGCCAAATTTGTATAGCCTTTTTGATAATGATTCTGGTTTGTTGGCATTTGGTTATACTCAAGATCTTACCTTTAGTGGTCCTAGCTGGTCAGCGACTTTTAATGGCGTTCATCATGATAGGCATGGCGTAACTACCAATAGTTACACCGGGCATGACTTTACGGATACACCGCATTTTTTGAAGCGTTTAAAAATGTTCGATCCAGATATATATACAGCCTCTTTGTTAACATGGGATCAGCTTCCAAACAATTTTAAAAAACCGGATGGCACTCCTTTTGGAGTGGATTCACTCGTTTTTCATGACAGGCACGAGGATAACGGTGATGTGAATGTGACTAAGGCAACAGTCGAATTGCTGAGATATCAGGACCCAGATGCGATTTTTTATTACCAAAACGATATTGATGCAGCCGGACATAGTTATGGATTTTCAATGGATATAGAAGAATATAGACAACAACTCCGTGTAACGGATCAAAGAGTTGGTGATGTCCTGGAGGCACTGAACAGCAGAACTGGTGTGACAGATGGGACGGAGGAGTGGCTTATTGTTGTCGTTTCTGATCATGGCGGACTGGGTACCGGACACCGTGGAAACTACTACGTACAACGATTCGTACCTATGATTCTTAGTGGTCCGGCTGTTGATATAGAGGATATGAACGTTCGTCCACGAGTAGTAGATGTTGCCAGAACTGTACTTTCGTTTATGGGTGTTCCAGAAGAGGAACAAGCAGACCTGGATGGTCGTAATCTTCTAGACCCGGTAAGTATGCCTGAGCCTGTTTTTGATACTAATCTTGTATTTAACGGAGATGCCGAGTTCGATCGGGGTGCTAAGGATAACTCTCTAGATCATGCTGTTTCTGGTTGGAGGGATCAGCAGTATACCGGGGCATATGATGGTTGGCATAGCATGACCGTTCTTCAATTACCTGAAGATGAAACACACATTGGTCCTGATGAAAACAAAATAGAACGCAAAGCTAGAAATGCCTTTATCGGTGGAAGTAAAGGAAGTTTTTCAAAAATCACGCAACATAGGGATCTGTCTCCTCTGGAAACCGATATTGACCAAAGAAATGTTAAATATGAATTAGACGGTTATCTCGGAAGAAAAGCTCGCTCCAGTGACAAAATGATGTTTATGGCAGTGTTTCTTGGTGAAAATAACGAAACTATTGCATCTGTAATGCTAAAAGAAGAAGAAATAAACAGAACTGATAAAACGGTTTTAAATTATGAGGAAACCGATGGAGTGGTGCCACCAGGTACAAGAAAAGTTGTCTTTTCATTATATGCTCTTGGAGATCCATCACAAGAAGGAGTGTATGCACTAGCCGATAAACTCTCTTTTGTTCTGAAAAAAAGGAACAATTAAAATTTAAAGGCGTTTACTTATTATCGGATAATTACTAATAAATAACCTATCAGCACAACTGCCATGTCTTTCATATCAAAAAAATATCTGCATTTTTTGTTGGTCATCTTAGTAATTGCTGCCTTGCCGGCATCTACTGAAACTAACATGGAAACGTCTCAAGCTTCTGGAATCTCTTCAGAGATCTCTCTGACTGCCAATGATGCCACACAAATTACAGATTCATCAGCTGTACTACGTGGTGAGATAAGTGGTATGACAACAGGCGATAGTGTAGAGGTTAAGTTCAAATATCGAGAGATAGGTATAGATTTTCAGGAAACGTGGTGGATTGGTGCTGATACACACATTGGCCGAACAGATGACTTGGCTGAGTTGGATTATTTACAAGATGCAGTTGAGGATGTAAATGATTTGGGTTTATCAGATTATGCAATCATTTTAGGTGACCTTGTTGAAGATGACCCACAATTTGTAGAACCTTTTGTAGATGCAATGGACAATCTGGATCATGACTGGACCTATGTCATTGGAAATCATGACTTCGATCGAGATGGAACGGGTGAGCGTGTAATGGATAGGGTTTATTTCAATAAAGACCTGGGTGGAGTACGTTTTCTTGCTTTTTCTGATGATGGTATGTGGAATGGTGGAGATGTCACACAAGGATATCAAACAGAAAAAAACCTGAAACAGGATCAGAACGATTGGCTTCATAATGAGTTAAAATCAGACCCGCAGGCTCCGACTGTTCTTATGTCACATCAAGGTTTAAGACGTATGTATGAGGTGGCCCATGACGACGGTCCTGATATCTGGGATAAAGACAGAAGAGGATGGCTTCAGGATGAATGGGATGATTATAACATTTTAATATGGTATCGCGGTCATCGTCACACCTGGTCAATGGAAGAAAATTACATGAATCATGATTTTGTGGATATTAGTCCTGGCGGCCTTTTAGATCCAACAGGCGGGGGTGTGTTTATGACGGTCACTGCCCGAGGCGGGACTACTACTATAACCACCCGGTTCAGGGATCATTTGAACAAAGAATGGATTTCTGTTGGTGGTTTTGATGAGCATACTAAAGTTATTCAAACGGATTATGAGCCTGATGATGAACCATCATGGCAAACCACGGCGCCTCAAACTGTATACGATTCCGAAAATTTCCATCATGTCCTGGAAAATTTGACAAATGGCAGCCAGTATGAATTCAAAGTTGTTGTTACTGAAAACGGAGAATCTGTAGAAAGTGATGTTAAAAGCTTCATCGCCGAAGATACAGCGCCTTTTTCAGTTTATGACTGGCATGACCTTAGCAATGTTCGTGATTTTTTGGAAGGAGATTATATTCTCAAATCTGATTTGGATCAGCAAACTGAAGGATATCATGACTACAATTCCGATGAAGGCTGGGACCCCTTAGGTGCCTACAGCAATAATCCATTTACGGGCAACTTTGACGGTGCAGGCTATACTATCAGCGGCTTGGTTATTGATCAGCCGGAACAAACATATTTGGGCCTTTTTGCCTATATAGATAAAGCGGAGATATCGGATCTTGGTGTGGAAGTTGAAATAACCGGTGATAACCATATCGGCTCCATAGCTGGAAGAATTGATCAATCACTTGTTACAAATAGCCATGCCCGCGGGAAGATTAGTTCAGATGGTACTTTGAACATTGGTGGCATGTTTGGTTCTGCTCGCTATGATGGGATGGAAATTTCTTCAAGCTGGGCATCCGTCGACATCGAGCACTCAGGAGACAGAAATGCAGGCGGGTTGGTTGGGTATCTGACTGCTGACGCTATTGTTACAGATTCCTACACTCATGGAATTATTATTGGTAATGATCAGGTTGGCGGAATGGTGGGACTGGCATCCAATGGTGGTACTATAAGAAACTCTTACTCTACAACTGAAGTCTCAGGAACCGGAAATAGTATCGGCGGATTAGTAGGTGCCGGAGATATCGTAGAGGATAGCTTTTGGGATACTGAGACTTCAGGAACCGATATCAGCGATGGTGGAACAGGCTTGACTACGGAAGAAATGAAAGAGGAATCTACATTTACTGATGCGGGATGGGATTTTGCGAATATATGGTCAATCATATCATTATTGAACAATGGTTATCCTTTTCTGATAAACAATCAACCTGAAGTAGTTCGAATATCAGATTGGTATGATTTAAATGAAGTGCGAGATCTGCTTGACGGAGATTATTTACTTGAAAATGATCTTGATGAGAGTACTCCAGGCTATGAAACGTTTAACTCCGATGGCGGATGGCAGCCGATTGGTGATATGAGCGATAGTCCTTTCACGGGAACCTTCGATGGACAAGGTCATACGATCAGCAACCTCGTTATAAACCGACCTAATAGTAACTACCAGGGATTATTTGCGTACATTAATTCAGCTGAAATCGTAAATCTGGGAATATTAGATGTCGATATTATCGCAAATAGCCATGTGGGGGCCATTGCTGGCAGAATTGATCAATCAAATTTGACAAAAACTTATGCAACCGGAAATATAAGTGTTGGAGGGGATGTTAATATTGGTGGTTTGGTTGGATCAGCAAGAGATTTTGGCATGGAAATTTCAAAAAGTTGGTCTAATGTA is part of the Natronogracilivirga saccharolytica genome and encodes:
- a CDS encoding T9SS type A sorting domain-containing protein, producing the protein MIIKKGEVNMNMLYKILMLGLLIGFVFTANASNAEPVAVSNWSELDEVRNDLDGDYILTADLDQESDGYEGIGDSWSPIEEFSGTFDGDGYTISDLVSEEGGLFGEIDGAVVSNVGIVNADISGDDDNIGVLVNWAHNGSLIENSFATGDLVASGRSSHGGLLGRTDDVETTIRQSWANVDVTVTYESDDHDARWTGGLAGYIREGLIEDSYALGDVNSPGEQVGGLAGRVGLSNTQGVTINSFSTGQVSGDDAVGGLIGGLGAEDAGSEVIASFWDTETSGMDESDGGEGLSTTDMQDGMTFAAAGWDMVTTNSPEATWGINPDHNNGYPFLTWQGYDAVPIEIVFAGGFGTEDDPYQIENWEHLNNIRNYLDQHFILTANLDEDTEYYDEYNSEEGWLPIGDFSDNPFTGVFDGDGYTISDLSIQDDGNTYGGLFAYIEEAVVKDLGILNADILGSHHQGILTGRADDSEITRVYSTGSVESTGTVNIAGLVGSLRDGGVIDQSWSNADISVTIHDGDRRNTGGLVGYVTDGAEVTNSYAHGSVEGGRRVGGLVGLVSSESLIYNSYATATAVGDEDDIGGLIGYITESDESGSFWDVEVSGNDESSAGTGLSTEEMKDGQTFVDADWDFMLRPFEEAIWGINPDDNDGYPFLAWQGYTPESLVPAFAAGDGTEDDPYQIESWEHLNNVRDYLDQHFVLTTDLDQDSEFYDEFNSGQGWLPIGDFSDNPFTGVFDGDGYTISDLSIQDEDNTYGGLFAYIVEGVVKDLGLLNADILGSHHQGILTGRADNSEILRVYSTGSVESTGTVNIGGLAGSLREDGVIDQSWSDVDVSVTVHEGDRRNAGALVGYVTDGAEVTNSYAYGSVEGGRRVGGLVGLVSSESLIYNSFATASASGDEDDIGGLIGYITESTETGSFWDVEVSGNDESSAGTGLSTEEMQMMSTFLDAGWDFIGEGEQEIWGINPDVNQGYPFLAWQGYEHAPDDVVDVIEIASWSDLHDVRNDLEAHYVLTTDLDRNSEGYEDYNLVIVDDGWESIAEFTGTFDGNGYTISDLSSEIGGLFEEIKDGATIKNLGLINANIYSPTHNAGILVDWAHGGALIENSFSTGSLIASDRNSHGGLVGRTDDEATTIRESWSSADVTATYEREDNNSRWTGALVGYVREGLVENSYATGNVESQGDRVGGLVGQLGLSTTQGILKNSYSTGEVSGLDDVGGLIGGFGGEDGGSEITASFWDTESSGMDESNGGEGLTTGEMKTESIFTDADWDFDNVWEMDSEINYGYPHLRNSVHTDVPVPSEITFANIVWPDEGEIEEGEEFDVFGRVQIGRPFDDHDSDDIQAWVGYNEEDVGPDAEGWTWVEADLNPEYDGFGHEYMAEIGSGLEDGSYYYMSRFQYEDQDYEYGGYDRGFWDGETNISGRLTVIGPTDAEQISDVPDEFGLDQNYPNPFNPVTTINYQVPESEHVTIQVYNVIGERVATLVNEVQDAGHHSVEFDGSRFASGVYIYRMQAGDFVDVRKLTLTK
- a CDS encoding alkaline phosphatase family protein; protein product: MFKKVLLLFFFSFFLSQVADATEKKVLVIGLDGILPDAVNKEYTPNLYSLFDNDSGLLAFGYTQDLTFSGPSWSATFNGVHHDRHGVTTNSYTGHDFTDTPHFLKRLKMFDPDIYTASLLTWDQLPNNFKKPDGTPFGVDSLVFHDRHEDNGDVNVTKATVELLRYQDPDAIFYYQNDIDAAGHSYGFSMDIEEYRQQLRVTDQRVGDVLEALNSRTGVTDGTEEWLIVVVSDHGGLGTGHRGNYYVQRFVPMILSGPAVDIEDMNVRPRVVDVARTVLSFMGVPEEEQADLDGRNLLDPVSMPEPVFDTNLVFNGDAEFDRGAKDNSLDHAVSGWRDQQYTGAYDGWHSMTVLQLPEDETHIGPDENKIERKARNAFIGGSKGSFSKITQHRDLSPLETDIDQRNVKYELDGYLGRKARSSDKMMFMAVFLGENNETIASVMLKEEEINRTDKTVLNYEETDGVVPPGTRKVVFSLYALGDPSQEGVYALADKLSFVLKKRNN
- a CDS encoding GLUG motif-containing protein, whose translation is MSFISKKYLHFLLVILVIAALPASTETNMETSQASGISSEISLTANDATQITDSSAVLRGEISGMTTGDSVEVKFKYREIGIDFQETWWIGADTHIGRTDDLAELDYLQDAVEDVNDLGLSDYAIILGDLVEDDPQFVEPFVDAMDNLDHDWTYVIGNHDFDRDGTGERVMDRVYFNKDLGGVRFLAFSDDGMWNGGDVTQGYQTEKNLKQDQNDWLHNELKSDPQAPTVLMSHQGLRRMYEVAHDDGPDIWDKDRRGWLQDEWDDYNILIWYRGHRHTWSMEENYMNHDFVDISPGGLLDPTGGGVFMTVTARGGTTTITTRFRDHLNKEWISVGGFDEHTKVIQTDYEPDDEPSWQTTAPQTVYDSENFHHVLENLTNGSQYEFKVVVTENGESVESDVKSFIAEDTAPFSVYDWHDLSNVRDFLEGDYILKSDLDQQTEGYHDYNSDEGWDPLGAYSNNPFTGNFDGAGYTISGLVIDQPEQTYLGLFAYIDKAEISDLGVEVEITGDNHIGSIAGRIDQSLVTNSHARGKISSDGTLNIGGMFGSARYDGMEISSSWASVDIEHSGDRNAGGLVGYLTADAIVTDSYTHGIIIGNDQVGGMVGLASNGGTIRNSYSTTEVSGTGNSIGGLVGAGDIVEDSFWDTETSGTDISDGGTGLTTEEMKEESTFTDAGWDFANIWSIISLLNNGYPFLINNQPEVVRISDWYDLNEVRDLLDGDYLLENDLDESTPGYETFNSDGGWQPIGDMSDSPFTGTFDGQGHTISNLVINRPNSNYQGLFAYINSAEIVNLGILDVDIIANSHVGAIAGRIDQSNLTKTYATGNISVGGDVNIGGLVGSARDFGMEISKSWSNVEIVSSGDRNVGGIVGYVTNDALIIDTYAIGSIVGNRQIGGLVGLASSGALIKNSYSTGKVDGQSNTVNVGGLVGSGEIIEDSFWDVETSQIFRHLGTPKQTAEMQTESTFTDVGWDFSEVWKMLNISDGVSGYPILQGLDRDIQLTEHLQASDPELGYSPTQLEFSEVAVGDSETKSVQLYNNNLGPLEITEISTDPAQIFSNDHSNINNLTLNYGDTINVEVTFSPDEMGEEYEGSLVIQSNDPENSETEISLTGTTKKDTYADKQEVPEEFGLEQNYPNPFNPATVIRFGLPQDANVELTVYTVTGERVATLISGEHKQAGHHTVTFDATGLSSGMYIYRIMTDEFSKSRVMMYVK